The proteins below are encoded in one region of Syntrophotalea carbinolica DSM 2380:
- the metG gene encoding methionine--tRNA ligase: MSNRFYVTTPIYYVNDVPHIGHAYTTVACDMLARYKRAQGQEVFFLTGTDEHGQKVEKAAQAKGETPLELADRVVKRYQALWEKLNISHTDFIRTSQERHKKGVCDLFEKLHATGDIYLGEYEDWYCTPCETFWTETQLMDGCCPDCGRPTDKLKEESYFFRMSKYQDQLLKHIEENPDFIQPRSRRNEILNFVREGLRDLSISRTSFSWGIPVPGNERHVIYVWFDALTNYITALGYPDDPEGHYKNFWPANVHIIGKDILRFHTVYWPTFLLAAGLPLPAKVFAHGWWTVEGQKMSKSLQNVVEPNMLVDKYGVDAIRYFLLREVPFGLDGDFSHAALVHRINSDLANDLGNLVSRSTAMLNKYFGGILPEPKDRRPEDEPFIAAFADTVRKVDIFMDDLAFNKALQTIWELIGLGNKYIDDTAPWALAKDPSQQDRLGTVLYNLLDSLRLVAQLIAPVMPDTSDKILALLNSKPDSLTAMGDDCWGGLEPGSEIAKAKPLFPRIEMEA, translated from the coding sequence ATGAGCAACCGCTTTTATGTAACCACGCCCATCTATTACGTAAACGACGTGCCTCACATCGGTCATGCCTATACCACCGTCGCCTGCGATATGCTGGCTCGTTACAAAAGAGCACAGGGGCAGGAGGTCTTTTTTCTGACCGGCACCGATGAACACGGTCAAAAAGTTGAAAAGGCGGCCCAGGCAAAGGGGGAAACCCCTCTGGAACTGGCCGACCGGGTGGTCAAGCGCTATCAAGCCCTGTGGGAGAAGCTCAACATCTCTCATACCGACTTCATCCGGACCTCGCAGGAACGCCACAAAAAAGGGGTCTGTGATCTCTTTGAAAAGCTGCATGCAACCGGCGATATCTATCTCGGCGAGTACGAGGACTGGTATTGCACCCCCTGCGAGACGTTCTGGACAGAAACGCAGCTTATGGATGGATGCTGCCCCGACTGCGGACGCCCGACAGACAAGCTCAAGGAAGAATCCTACTTCTTTCGCATGAGCAAATACCAGGATCAGCTTTTAAAGCATATTGAAGAGAATCCGGACTTCATCCAACCGAGATCGCGCCGCAACGAGATCCTCAACTTTGTTCGCGAAGGTTTGCGCGATCTCTCCATCTCGCGCACATCGTTCTCATGGGGCATCCCCGTCCCCGGCAATGAACGCCACGTTATCTACGTATGGTTCGATGCTCTGACCAACTACATTACCGCCCTCGGATACCCCGACGACCCCGAAGGCCATTATAAAAATTTCTGGCCGGCCAATGTTCACATCATCGGCAAGGACATTTTGCGTTTCCATACCGTTTACTGGCCGACGTTCCTGTTGGCCGCCGGGCTGCCGCTGCCCGCCAAGGTTTTCGCCCACGGATGGTGGACCGTCGAAGGCCAGAAAATGAGCAAAAGTCTGCAGAATGTTGTCGAGCCCAACATGCTGGTTGATAAATACGGTGTCGATGCCATCCGTTACTTTCTGCTGCGCGAAGTCCCGTTCGGCCTGGATGGCGACTTTTCCCATGCGGCGCTGGTCCACCGCATCAACTCGGACCTCGCAAACGACCTCGGCAATCTGGTCAGTCGTTCCACCGCTATGCTGAACAAATACTTTGGCGGCATCCTGCCTGAACCGAAGGACCGTCGGCCCGAAGATGAACCTTTCATTGCAGCTTTTGCGGATACCGTCCGGAAGGTTGATATCTTTATGGACGACCTGGCATTCAACAAAGCCCTGCAGACCATCTGGGAACTGATCGGACTCGGCAACAAATATATCGATGACACCGCCCCCTGGGCATTGGCCAAAGATCCCTCGCAGCAAGATCGTCTCGGAACGGTGTTGTACAACCTGCTCGATTCCCTGCGTCTTGTCGCACAGTTGATCGCCCCGGTTATGCCCGATACTTCCGATAAGATTCTGGCACTTCTCAACAGCAAACCGGATTCGCTGACAGCGATGGGCGACGACTGCTGGGGCGGGCTCGAACCCGGCTCCGAAATCGCCAAGGCCAAACCGCTGTTCCCACGCATCGAAATGGAAGCATGA
- a CDS encoding TatD family hydrolase: MSVTQPPLIDTHAHLDSRQYDQDRQDVIQRALQSGITHMITIGCDLASSRASVELARQHANVYAAVGIHPHDAAELNESALENLKNLADRNPKVVAIGEIGLDYYRDRCPRDIQVEAFRQQIRLARSLGRPIIVHDRDAHQDVLDIMREEKAAEVGGVLHCFSGDLAMAHECMDMGFYLSFPGTITYPKNQALRDVLQAVPTDRLLIETDCPYLAPQALRGKRNEPALLRHTAEEMARIKGLTVEDIARVTNLNVYQLFGIGSVDLATKIAYRIRNSLYLNITNRCSNACVFCAKFRDFAVKGHQLKLDHEPSVEEIKQAIGDPRNYEEIVFCGYGEPLLRLDVIREIGTWLHRQGVPVRINTDGQANLVYGRNILPELGTFVDAISISLNAADAATYQKICQSCFGEDGYQAVKDFIKEAKFHIPSVTASVVAMPGIDVEACRHIVEQELKVNFRVRPYNEVG, from the coding sequence ATGAGCGTAACACAACCGCCACTTATCGATACCCATGCGCACCTCGATAGCCGCCAGTATGACCAGGATCGGCAGGACGTCATTCAACGTGCTCTGCAATCGGGCATAACACATATGATCACCATCGGATGCGACCTCGCCAGCTCGCGCGCCAGCGTGGAACTGGCACGGCAGCATGCCAACGTTTATGCCGCGGTCGGTATCCACCCGCATGATGCCGCAGAACTCAATGAAAGCGCCCTTGAGAACCTCAAAAATCTGGCAGACCGTAACCCCAAGGTCGTAGCCATCGGTGAAATCGGGCTGGATTATTACCGGGACCGCTGCCCCAGAGACATTCAGGTCGAAGCGTTTCGTCAACAAATCCGCCTGGCACGCAGCCTCGGTCGTCCCATCATCGTTCACGACCGGGACGCCCACCAGGATGTCCTGGATATTATGCGCGAGGAAAAAGCCGCGGAAGTAGGCGGTGTACTGCATTGTTTCAGCGGCGATCTGGCCATGGCCCACGAGTGTATGGATATGGGGTTCTATCTATCCTTCCCCGGCACCATCACGTATCCGAAAAACCAGGCACTGCGCGATGTCCTCCAGGCCGTACCCACCGACCGTTTGCTGATCGAAACCGACTGCCCCTACCTGGCTCCGCAAGCATTGCGAGGCAAACGCAACGAACCGGCCCTGCTGCGCCATACCGCGGAAGAAATGGCACGCATCAAAGGTCTGACCGTGGAAGATATCGCCCGAGTCACCAACCTCAATGTCTATCAACTGTTCGGTATCGGCAGCGTCGATCTGGCCACGAAAATCGCTTACAGGATCCGCAATTCCCTTTATCTGAACATTACCAACCGATGCAGCAATGCCTGTGTCTTTTGCGCGAAATTTCGCGATTTTGCTGTAAAGGGCCACCAACTGAAACTTGACCACGAACCTTCCGTCGAAGAAATCAAGCAGGCGATCGGCGATCCCCGCAACTATGAAGAAATCGTTTTTTGCGGATACGGCGAACCCTTGTTGCGTCTCGACGTCATTCGTGAAATCGGCACCTGGCTGCACCGACAAGGAGTCCCGGTACGTATCAACACCGATGGCCAGGCCAATCTCGTGTACGGACGCAACATCCTGCCCGAGCTCGGTACCTTTGTCGACGCCATCTCCATATCCCTGAATGCAGCCGACGCCGCCACCTATCAGAAAATATGTCAATCCTGTTTCGGAGAAGACGGCTATCAGGCCGTCAAGGATTTTATAAAGGAAGCCAAATTCCATATTCCTTCGGTGACCGCGAGTGTCGTAGCGATGCCGGGAATCGACGTCGAGGCCTGCCGACACATTGTCGAACAGGAGCTCAAGGTGAACTTTCGCGTTCGACCCTACAATGAGGTCGGTTAA
- a CDS encoding PilZ domain-containing protein: MSDRRIKTRARRRIQVRYGEEKPVRIAFTEDVHREGIFLKTAQPLRPGTSLCLELTLPGQGIVSVQGQVQWARKVPANLIRVAKKGGMGIRILTITEGADIFERYCGGLDR, from the coding sequence ATGAGCGACCGACGCATAAAGACGCGTGCACGCCGGCGTATCCAGGTGCGGTACGGTGAAGAGAAGCCCGTTCGTATTGCGTTCACTGAAGATGTTCATCGGGAAGGTATTTTTTTAAAAACGGCGCAGCCGTTGCGGCCCGGTACATCTTTGTGCCTTGAATTGACGCTTCCTGGGCAGGGTATCGTATCGGTGCAAGGTCAGGTTCAATGGGCTCGCAAAGTACCGGCGAATTTGATTCGTGTTGCCAAAAAAGGGGGCATGGGTATCCGTATTCTGACCATTACGGAGGGAGCCGATATCTTCGAACGGTATTGTGGCGGGTTGGATCGCTGA
- a CDS encoding DUF3135 domain-containing protein yields the protein MNSNEEKSQVLEMVGLYQTDPEAFEKKRHDMIHEMIENLPEKYRQRAYGIQFQVEMRLKRYRDPVVRMNAMMGMFWEQFEEFNRVLQDPNGVLAEREKREHASAKVLPMKGRDVKH from the coding sequence ATGAATTCTAACGAAGAGAAAAGCCAGGTCCTTGAAATGGTTGGTTTATATCAGACCGACCCGGAAGCCTTTGAAAAAAAGCGGCACGACATGATTCATGAGATGATCGAAAATTTGCCGGAAAAATATCGGCAGCGCGCTTATGGTATCCAGTTCCAGGTGGAGATGCGGTTGAAACGTTACCGCGACCCCGTCGTTCGCATGAACGCCATGATGGGCATGTTCTGGGAACAGTTCGAAGAGTTCAATCGTGTATTACAGGACCCGAACGGCGTTCTCGCTGAAAGGGAAAAGCGGGAACATGCTTCGGCCAAGGTGTTGCCCATGAAAGGGCGTGACGTGAAGCATTAG
- a CDS encoding iron-containing alcohol dehydrogenase gives MNNFTYYNPVRIVFGRGSIAQLQQLVPTNPKILLVYGGGSIKHNGVYEQVQAALNDHDVIEFAGIEPNPLYETCIKAADLVKQEGVGFLLAVGGGSVMDATKFIAAAAAYTGADPWDMVLKKAPVTDALPLGCVVTLPATGSETNINAVISRASTAEKIPFKSPLLYPQFSILDPDTTFSLPQRQLANGIVDTFVHVCEQYLTYDVHAHLQDRQAEAILLTLIQEAPKLFGPDDDYDVRANLMWCATQALNHNLACGVPMDWSTHAIGHELTAACGIDHARALAIVMPALLDHQRVPKADKLLKFAHRIWGITCTDTNAAIDTALQCTRKFFQDLGMPTRLSDAHIPSTVIAKIANRLGQRCPHIGEHQNLDTKAIRAILEATI, from the coding sequence ATGAATAATTTTACCTATTACAATCCGGTTCGTATTGTCTTTGGTCGTGGTTCCATTGCCCAGTTACAGCAACTCGTACCCACCAACCCCAAAATATTGCTGGTTTACGGTGGCGGTTCCATCAAACATAATGGCGTCTACGAGCAGGTCCAGGCTGCCTTGAATGACCATGATGTGATTGAGTTTGCCGGCATCGAACCCAACCCTCTTTATGAGACCTGCATCAAAGCAGCCGATCTGGTAAAACAGGAAGGAGTCGGATTTTTGCTCGCCGTAGGCGGTGGGTCGGTGATGGATGCAACTAAATTCATCGCCGCCGCTGCCGCTTACACCGGTGCCGATCCCTGGGATATGGTTTTGAAAAAAGCTCCTGTCACCGACGCTTTACCCCTTGGCTGCGTGGTAACCCTACCGGCGACCGGTTCTGAAACCAACATCAATGCCGTCATTTCAAGGGCATCGACCGCTGAAAAAATCCCTTTTAAAAGTCCATTGCTTTATCCGCAATTTTCCATACTCGACCCCGACACCACCTTCTCACTGCCCCAGCGCCAACTGGCCAACGGTATCGTCGATACCTTCGTTCATGTTTGCGAACAGTACCTGACTTACGATGTTCATGCACACCTGCAGGATCGCCAGGCCGAAGCCATCCTCCTTACCCTGATTCAGGAGGCACCCAAGCTGTTCGGTCCCGATGACGACTATGACGTTCGGGCCAATCTGATGTGGTGCGCAACGCAGGCGCTGAACCACAATCTTGCCTGCGGCGTACCAATGGACTGGTCTACCCATGCCATCGGTCATGAATTGACAGCGGCCTGCGGTATTGACCACGCCAGGGCACTGGCCATCGTCATGCCGGCCCTGCTAGATCATCAACGGGTTCCCAAGGCTGACAAACTACTGAAATTTGCCCACCGGATATGGGGCATAACATGCACCGACACGAATGCGGCCATTGACACCGCCTTACAATGTACCAGGAAATTTTTCCAGGACCTCGGCATGCCGACCCGCCTGAGCGACGCCCACATTCCCTCTACCGTTATAGCCAAAATCGCCAACCGCCTCGGACAACGATGTCCGCATATCGGGGAGCACCAAAATCTGGACACAAAAGCTATCCGTGCTATTCTCGAGGCGACTATTTAG